The following coding sequences lie in one Desmodus rotundus isolate HL8 chromosome 1, HLdesRot8A.1, whole genome shotgun sequence genomic window:
- the C1H9orf78 gene encoding splicing factor C9orf78 homolog: MPVTGKTFRRRRADSESEEDEQVSEEVRLKLEETREVQNMRKRPNGVSAAALLVGEKVQEEATLVDDPFQMKTGGMVDMKKLKERGKDKISEEEDLHLGTSFSAETNRRDEDADMMKYIETELKKRKGIVEHEEQKVKAKNAEDCLYELPENIRVSSAKKTEEMLSNQMLSGIPEVDLGIDAKIKNIISTEDAKARLLAEQQNKKKDSETSFVPTNMAVNYVQHNRFYHEELNAPIRRNKEEPKARPLRVGDTEKPEPGRSPPNRKRPANEKATDDYHYEKFKKMNRRY, encoded by the exons ATGCCGGTCACCGGGAAGACTTTCCGCCGGCGCCGGGCCGACTCGGAGTCAGAGGAAGATGAACAAGTCTCAGAAGAGGTTCG attaaaaCTAGAAGAAACCCGAGAGGTGCAGAACATGAGGAAGAGGCCCAACGGAGTGAG TGCTGCGGCCTTGCTGGTGGGAGAGAAGGTACAAGAAGAGGCCACTCTCGTG GATGATCCCTTTCAGATGAAGACAGGCGGTATGGTggacatgaagaaactgaaggaaaGAGGCAAAGATAA GATCAGTGAAGAGGAGGACCTCCACCTGGGGACGTCGTTTTCGGCGGAAACCAACCGAAGGGACGAGGACGCTGACAT GATGAAGTATATTGAGACAGAGctgaagaagaggaaagggatcGTGGAACACGAAGAGCAGAAAGTGAAGGCCAAGAACGCAGAGGACTGCCTTTACGAGCTTCCAGAAAACATCCGTGTCTCCTCAGCGAAGAAGACGGAGGAGATGCTTTCCAACCAGATGCTGAGCGGCATCCCCGAGGTGGACCTCGGCATCGA tgctaaaattaaaaacatcatttcCACGGAGGATGCCAAGGCCCGGCTGCTGGCAGAGcagcagaacaagaagaaagacaGCGAGACGTCCTTCGTGCCCACCAACATGGCGGTGAATTACGTGCAGCACAACCGGT TTTATCATGAGGAGCTCAACGCCCCAATAcgcagaaataaagaagagccCAAAGCCCGTCCTCTGAGAGTGGGTGACACAGAGAAGCCGGAGCCTGGTC GGTCCCCCCCGAACCGCAAGCGTCCCGCTAATGAGAAGGCCACCGATGACTATCATTATGAGAAGTTCAAGAAGATGAACAGGCGGTACTGA